Proteins encoded by one window of Ulvibacter sp. MAR_2010_11:
- the dnaJ gene encoding molecular chaperone DnaJ: MKQDYYEILGISKGASAAEIKKAYRKKAIEYHPDKNPGDAKAEEMFKKAAEAYEVLSDPDKKARYDQFGHQAFEGGGFGGGGGMNMDDIFSQFGDIFGGSFGGGNFGGFSGFSGGGRRTIKGSNLRIRVQLSLEEIANGVEKKIKVKRKKVAQGTTYTTCGTCNGQGQVTRIQNTILGRMQTSATCSTCGGSGQIIDKKPANADAQGMLATEETVSIKIPAGVVDGMQLKVTGKGNDAPGNGIPGDLLVAIEEKPHPSLQREGDNLHYDLYVSFSEAALGTSKEIDTVTGKVRIKIESGTQGGKILRLRNKGIPSINGYGTGDLLVHINVWTPKSLSKEQKEFFEKMANDDHFQPKPEKEDKSFFEKVKDMFS, encoded by the coding sequence ATGAAGCAAGATTATTACGAAATATTAGGTATCTCTAAGGGTGCTTCGGCAGCTGAAATTAAAAAGGCCTACCGGAAAAAAGCAATTGAATATCATCCTGATAAGAATCCGGGAGATGCCAAGGCTGAAGAAATGTTTAAAAAGGCAGCCGAAGCTTATGAGGTCTTAAGCGATCCCGATAAAAAGGCCCGTTACGATCAATTTGGCCATCAGGCTTTCGAAGGCGGTGGCTTTGGCGGCGGCGGCGGAATGAACATGGACGATATTTTTAGTCAGTTTGGTGATATTTTCGGTGGAAGTTTTGGTGGTGGTAACTTTGGAGGTTTCAGTGGTTTTAGCGGAGGTGGAAGACGTACTATAAAGGGAAGCAATTTGCGTATTCGGGTGCAACTTTCATTAGAAGAAATTGCAAATGGGGTAGAGAAAAAAATTAAAGTTAAACGTAAAAAGGTTGCTCAAGGAACTACCTATACTACCTGTGGCACCTGTAATGGTCAAGGACAGGTTACGCGTATTCAAAACACCATTTTGGGACGCATGCAAACTTCTGCGACCTGCAGCACTTGTGGTGGTAGTGGACAAATTATAGATAAAAAACCGGCCAATGCCGATGCGCAAGGAATGTTGGCAACCGAGGAAACGGTTTCAATAAAAATTCCGGCAGGGGTTGTAGACGGGATGCAATTAAAAGTAACCGGAAAAGGAAACGATGCCCCCGGAAATGGAATCCCGGGAGATCTGTTGGTGGCTATTGAGGAAAAACCTCACCCTTCATTACAACGGGAAGGGGATAATTTACACTACGATTTATACGTTAGTTTTTCGGAAGCGGCATTGGGAACTTCAAAAGAAATAGACACCGTTACCGGAAAAGTTCGGATTAAAATTGAATCGGGCACTCAGGGTGGAAAAATTTTAAGATTACGCAATAAAGGAATCCCCAGTATCAATGGATACGGTACGGGAGACCTTTTAGTACACATAAATGTTTGGACTCCGAAATCGTTGAGTAAAGAACAAAAAGAGTTCTTCGAAAAAATGGCAAATGATGACCATTTTCAACCCAAACCGGAAAAAGAAGACAAGTCGTTTTTCGAAAAAGTGAAGGACATGTTTTCTTAA
- a CDS encoding ABC transporter permease: MNHLSLIIKREYLNKVRNKSFIIMTFLSPLLMVGIFSLVAYLSELNNDKIRVISVLDESGMFANQFDDSPSIQYNLLSDISLEAAKELSEKQSDYGLLYIPKTATIEGLSTAITFYSEDSPSLMVMDDIEDVIAEKVNTLRLKEAGIDAQTIKDLRIRISANLETFKGEETSKLGSGLKLAFGGAAGYLLFMFIIIYGNMIMRSVIEEKTSRIIEVIISSVKPMKLLLGKIFGTTLAGITQFLAWVILLGVLSMIVTSIFGIDPSAMQSPQQQMLENSGVGAENIMQEVFVEIGKLPIANLIIMFILFFIGGYLLYASLYAAIGAAVDSETDTQQFMLPILLPLILAVYVGFFTVIDNPHGTVSQVFSYIPLTSPVVMLMRIPFGVPVWQQILSVAILFATFIGTVWFAAKIYRVGILMYGKKPSYREIIKWLKY; encoded by the coding sequence ATGAATCACCTTTCTTTAATTATTAAAAGAGAATACCTAAACAAGGTTCGCAATAAATCGTTTATTATCATGACGTTTTTGAGTCCGTTACTCATGGTGGGAATCTTTTCATTGGTAGCTTATTTATCGGAGCTTAATAATGATAAAATACGTGTTATTTCGGTGCTAGACGAGAGTGGGATGTTCGCTAATCAGTTTGACGATTCTCCGAGTATTCAATACAATCTGCTATCAGACATTTCTCTTGAAGCAGCCAAAGAACTTTCAGAAAAACAAAGCGATTACGGCTTGCTTTATATTCCAAAGACAGCTACTATTGAAGGACTTTCCACGGCAATAACATTTTATTCGGAAGACTCTCCTTCATTGATGGTAATGGACGATATTGAAGATGTAATTGCCGAAAAGGTAAATACACTTCGACTCAAGGAGGCAGGTATCGATGCTCAAACCATTAAAGACTTGCGTATAAGAATAAGTGCAAATTTGGAAACTTTTAAGGGGGAAGAAACCTCAAAATTGGGTTCAGGATTGAAATTGGCATTTGGAGGTGCAGCCGGTTACCTGCTCTTTATGTTTATCATTATATACGGGAACATGATTATGCGCAGTGTGATTGAAGAAAAAACAAGCCGCATTATTGAAGTCATTATTTCTTCGGTAAAACCAATGAAACTTCTGTTAGGAAAAATATTTGGAACCACCCTGGCGGGAATTACTCAATTTCTGGCTTGGGTTATTTTATTAGGGGTATTAAGTATGATTGTTACTTCAATATTTGGCATAGACCCTTCTGCCATGCAATCTCCCCAGCAGCAAATGCTCGAAAACAGCGGTGTTGGCGCCGAAAATATAATGCAGGAAGTTTTTGTTGAAATAGGGAAACTCCCCATTGCCAATCTCATAATCATGTTCATTTTATTTTTCATAGGAGGATATTTACTATATGCTTCTTTGTATGCAGCCATTGGTGCGGCAGTAGATAGTGAGACCGACACTCAGCAGTTTATGCTTCCAATTTTACTACCTTTAATTTTGGCGGTATATGTTGGATTTTTCACAGTAATTGACAATCCGCATGGAACTGTCTCCCAAGTTTTTTCGTACATACCGTTAACCTCACCGGTTGTAATGTTAATGAGAATTCCGTTTGGTGTTCCAGTTTGGCAACAAATACTTTCAGTTGCAATTTTATTTGCTACATTTATCGGAACGGTTTGGTTTGCGGCAAAAATTTACCGCGTTGGTATTTTAATGTACGGCAAAAAGCCCAGCTATAGAGAGATAATTAAATGGCTTAAGTACTAA
- a CDS encoding ABC transporter ATP-binding protein — translation MEKLLVAQNVSKYFGDYKALNNVSIEVPKGSIFGLLGPNGAGKTTLIRVINQITMPDSGMIFLDGKPLHPNDIQHIGYLPEERGLYKTMKVGEQCLYLAQLKGLSKQEARIRLKYWFDRLEIGDWWNKKIQELSKGMAQKIQFVVTVLHQPKLLIFDEPFSGFDPINANLIKDEILNLRDEGATVIFSTHRMESVEEMCDHIALIHKANKILDGKLNDIKRAYKTNTFEVGINTADQDKVARALQERFEVIPTSFKSINDELQYRIKIPETASANDLVNYLATQGQLTHFVEIIPSANDIFIETVQKN, via the coding sequence ATGGAAAAACTCTTAGTGGCTCAAAATGTTTCCAAATACTTTGGTGATTATAAAGCGTTAAACAATGTATCAATTGAAGTACCTAAAGGAAGCATTTTTGGACTTTTAGGCCCTAACGGAGCAGGAAAAACTACCCTTATTCGAGTTATCAATCAAATAACGATGCCCGACTCCGGAATGATCTTTTTGGATGGTAAGCCGCTGCACCCCAATGATATACAGCATATAGGCTATTTGCCGGAAGAACGAGGTTTGTACAAGACAATGAAGGTGGGAGAACAATGCCTTTATCTGGCGCAGTTAAAAGGGCTTTCCAAGCAAGAAGCGAGAATCCGACTTAAGTACTGGTTTGACCGATTGGAAATAGGGGATTGGTGGAACAAAAAAATTCAGGAATTGTCCAAAGGAATGGCACAAAAAATTCAATTTGTGGTTACTGTATTACACCAACCTAAGCTACTCATCTTCGACGAACCCTTTAGTGGCTTCGATCCTATTAATGCTAATCTTATAAAGGATGAAATTTTAAACTTGAGAGATGAGGGAGCCACGGTAATTTTTTCAACCCACAGAATGGAATCTGTCGAGGAAATGTGTGACCATATTGCTCTTATCCATAAGGCAAATAAAATTTTAGACGGAAAACTGAACGATATAAAACGTGCCTATAAAACCAATACCTTCGAAGTAGGAATTAACACTGCAGATCAGGACAAGGTTGCCCGGGCCTTACAAGAACGATTTGAGGTAATTCCCACTTCCTTCAAAAGTATAAATGACGAACTTCAATACAGAATAAAAATTCCCGAAACGGCTTCAGCAAACGACCTGGTAAATTATTTGGCCACACAAGGGCAGCTTACTCACTTCGTTGAGATAATTCCTTCAGCAAATGACATTTTTATAGAAACCGTTCAAAAAAATTAA